Proteins encoded by one window of Salvia splendens isolate huo1 chromosome 5, SspV2, whole genome shotgun sequence:
- the LOC121805859 gene encoding DNA replication licensing factor MCM5-like, whose product MSGWDEGGVYYSDQAQFPHGGGDQADTANRHQALQKFKEFIRNFQHKSQPNVFPYREALLSNPRFLLVDLADLISYDPDQILPQFLRQNPADYLPLFENAAAEVLAGLRARVQGETGEMEEPVPGEVQVLLKSVQDPVSMRSLGAQYISKLVKISGIVIAASRTKAKATYVTLLCKNCKNVKLVPCRPGLGGAIVPRSCDHAPQPGEEPCPIDPWLVVPDKSKYVDQQTLKLQENPEDVPTGELPRNMLLSVDRHLVQTIVPGTRLTIMGIYSVFQAANSSSSHKGAVAVRQPYIRVVGLEETSEASSRGPTNFTRDEIEEFKKFASEANAYEEICSKIAPSIFGHVDVKKAVACLLFGGSRKALPDGVRLRGDINVLLLGDPSTAKSQFLKFVEKTAPIAVYTSGKGSSAAGLTASVIRDNSTREFYLEGGAMVLADGGVVCIDEFDKMRSEDRVAIHEAMEQQTISIAKAGITTVLNSRTSVLAAANPPSGRYDDLKTAQDNIDLQTTILSRFDLIFIVKDIRMYAQDKNIASHIIKIHASADGTMSDTRTSKEDNWLKRYINYCRTECRPRLSESAASRLQESYVKIRQDMRKQANETGEAAVIPITVRQLEAIVRLSEALAKMTLSHVANDNHVLEAIRLFNNSTMDAARSGLNQHINLTPEMANEIKQAETQIKRRMGIGSHISERRLIDELSRMGLNESIVRRALLIMHQREEVEYKRERRMIARKA is encoded by the exons atgtctGGTTGGGACGAAGGAGGAGTATACTACAGCGATCAGGCGCAATTCCCCCATGGCGGAGGCGACCAGGCGGACACCGCCAACCGCCACCAAGCGCTCCAGAAATTCAAGGAATTCATAAGAAATTTCCAGCACAAGAGCCAGCCCAACGTCTTCCCATACAGAGAGGCCCTTTTGTCAAACCCCAGATTCCTGCTTGTCGATCTCGCCGACCTCATATCCTACGATCCTGACCAAATCCTTCCCCAATTCCTCCGTCAGAACCCCGCCGACTATCTCCCGCTG TTTGAAAATGCAGCAGCAGAGGTTCTGGCAGGTCTCAGAGCTAGGGTTCAAGGAGAGACTGGAGAAATGGAGGAGCCGGTGCCAGGAGAAGTGCAAGTGCTGTTGAAGTCAGTACAGGATCCTGTATCAATGCGATCACTGGGG GCGCAGTATATTTCAAAACTAGTAAAGATTTCTGGGATTGTTATAGCTGCCTCAAGGACTAAGGCAAAAGCTACATATGTGACACTGTTATGTAAGAATTGCAAGAATGTGAAGCTTGTTCCGTGTCGTCCAGGGCTTGGTGGAGCAATTGTCCCGCGATCTTGTGATCATGCTCCTCAG CCTGGAGAAGAGCCATGTCCAATTGATCCCTGGCTTGTGGTTCCTGATAAAAGTAAGTATGTGGATCAACAGACACTAAAGTTGCAGGAGAATCCCGAG GATGTCCCCACTGGAGAGTTGCCAAGGAACATGCTTCTATCTGTAGATCGCCATCTTGTGCAAACAATTGTTCCTGGAACAAGATTGACGATCATGGGGATATACAGTGTCTTTCAAGCTGCTAACTCATC GAGCAGTCATAAAGGAGCAGTAGCAGTAAGGCAGCCCTATATTCGGGTTGTTGGATTAGAGGAAACTTCTGAGGCTAGTTCTCGAGGGCCTACCAACTTCACCAGAGATGAG ATTGAAGAATTCAAAAAATTTGCATCAGAGGCTAATGCATATGAAGAAATATGCTCCAAGATCGCCCCGTCAATATTTGGCCATGTAGACGTGAAAAAGGCTGTTGCATGCCTTTTGTTTGGAGGTTCAAGAAAG GCTTTGCCTGATGGTGTAAGATTAAGAGGTGATATCAATGTGTTGCTCTTGGGGGATCCATCCACTGCCAAGTCGCAG TTTCTCAAGTTTGTTGAGAAGACTGCTCCAATAGCTGTTTATACTTCTGGAAAAGGCTCATCTGCTGCTGGTCTGACTGCTTCTGTAATTCGAGATAATAGCACT AGGGAGTTTTATCTAGAAGGAGGTGCCATGGTCCTAGCAGATGGGGGAGTTGTTTGCATAGATGAATTTGATAAAATGAGATCAGAAGACAG GGTTGCCATTCATGAAGCTATGGAACAGCAAACTATATCCATTGCTAAAGCTGGAATAACAACGGTACTCAACTCAAGGACCTCTGTGCTTGCTGCAGCCAATCCTCCGTCTGGGCGTTATGATGACCTTAAG ACCGCACAAGACAACATTGATTTACAGACAACAATTCTTTcaagatttgatttgatttttatcgTAAAAGATATCAGAATGTATGCCCAAGACAAG AATATTGCCAGCCACATTATCAAAATTCATGCATCAGCTGATGGAACCATGAGCGACACAAGGACTTCCAAAGAAGACAATTGGCTGAAAAG GTATATAAACTATTGTCGGACTGAATGTCGTCCTCGCCTATCAGAGTCTGCAGCATCCAGATTGCAAGAGAGCTATGTGAAAATCAGACAG GATATGAGAAAGCAAGCAAATGAAACTGGTGAGGCTGCTGTTATTCCAATTACAGTAAGGCAGTTGGAAGCTATAGTGAGGTTAAGTGAAGCACTTGCCAAAATGACTCT GTCTCACGTTGCAAATGACAACCATGTCCTAGAAGCCATCAGGCTTTTCAACAACTCTACGATGGATGCTGCACGTTCTGGGTTAAATCAGCATATAAACCTTACTCCTGAGATGGCAAATGAGATAAAG CAAGCGGAAACCCAGATCAAGAGACGGATGGGAATTGGAAGCCATATATCAGAGAGGCGGTTGATTGATGAGCTTTCTAGAATGGGCTTGAATGAATCCATT GTTAGAAGAGCGCTGCTGATTATGCATCAAAGAGAAGAAGTAGAATACAAACGAGAAAGACGAATGATTGCCCGTAAAGCTTGA
- the LOC121803896 gene encoding uncharacterized protein LOC121803896 → MQRHDDEDARRVEHCNMVEVVDDCVREVAQAISPQDQLKRCLSQSIFSPYYTDITEPNTDLLNFVGALNSAEEVPRFRQKFLPLRDPNEEEKEEKKEELKPLPSHLKYAFLGENATYLVIVSSSLTTNELDKLLRVLWKHMGAIGWSISDLKGISPTVCMHRILLEEGYKPKAQNQRRPNPIMQDVVRKEVLKWLDPRIIYYAISDSDWVSPTQVVAKKGGMTVVKGGDDEMIATRLVTGWRILIAPEDQYKSAFICPYGVYAYKRMSFGLCNAPATFQRCMMSIFHDMVDDIMEVFMDNFSVFGSSFDHCLGNLTRVWQICEETNLVLNWEKCHFMAFETLKKALVSALVLISSD, encoded by the exons ATGCAGAGGCACGATGATGAGGATGCAAGGAGAGTGGAGCACTGCAACATGGTTGAAGTGGTTGATGACTGTGTGAGGGAGGTGGCCCAAGCCATCTCTCCACAAGACCAATTGAAGCGATGCCTATCGCAATCTATCTTTTCTCCTTATTACACTGATATTACTGAGCCTAATACTGATTTGTTAAATTTTGTAGGTGCTCTTAATTCGGCTGAGGAGGTCCCAAGGTTTCGTCAGAAATTCTTACCATTGAGGGATCCAAATGAAGAGGAGAAGGAGGAAAAGAAAGAGGAGCTGAAGCCGTTGCCGTCACACCTTAAGTATGCATTTCTCGGGGAGAATGCTACTTATCTGGTAATTGTATCATCCTCACTCACTACTAATGAACTTGATAAATTGCTGAGAGTGCTTTGGAAGCATATGGGTGCAATTGGGTGGTCCATCTCGGACCTTAAGGGGATAAGTCCTACGGTTTGCATGCATAGAATTCTTCTAGAAGAGGGGTATAAACCCAAAGCCCAAAACCAAAGGAGACCTAATCCGATAATGCAAGATGTGGTGAGGAAAGAGGTGCTTAAGTGGTTAGATCCCAGGATTATCTATTATGCTATCTCGGATAGTGATTGGGTAAGTCCTACCCAAGTGGTAGCTAAGAAGGGGGGAATGACGGTTGTGAAAGGGGGAGATGATGAGATGATAGCCACTAGGTTGGTAACCGGGTGGAGG ATCTTAATTGCCCCAGAGGATCAATATAAATCTGCGTTTATTTGTCCTTATGGTGTGTATGCTTACAAGAGGATGTCatttggcctttgcaatgccCCTGCCACCTTTCAGAGGTGTATGATGTCGATATTTCACGACATGGTGGATGATATAATGGAAGTTTTTATGGACAACTTCTCCGTCTTTGGTAGCTCCTTTGATCATTGTTTAGGGAATCTAACCCGTGTTTGGCAGATATGTGAGGAGACAAACTTGGTGCTCAACTgggagaagtgccattttatg GCCTTCGAGACATTGAAGAAGGCGCTTGTGAGTGCACTCGTGCTCATCTCATCGGATTAG
- the LOC121803897 gene encoding probable serine/threonine-protein kinase glkA, producing the protein MAKQLDFLTSKLGYMGTKPIGLENQPGVEDGNNRNFNNYRPNQGGGNYNNYGNKVHPNLSYGNPNNALQPPPEFQVSNGQVKEPKKEELGDVLMAFMKQTSECMISQISQAVGVQHQPGQFPSHTIVNPKDCKAFNLRNGKSYEGPTMPEEKEKISQEEVVVEEVVEEEEPVEEKKKLDDQFSRFLDIFRKVHINISLVEALQQMPSYAKFLKDVISKKRRWVEHETVNLTESCSAIIQKKLPAKMKDPRSFTISCIVGDSQVGKALCDLGASINLMSFSFFQKLKIGTLRPTTITLQMADRSVSYPRGIVEDILVKVNDFIFPVDFVVLDMEEDRKVPLIPGRPFLATWKAMIDVQKGKLTL; encoded by the exons ATGGCCAAGCAGCTGGACTTCCTAACTAGCAAGCTTGGGTACATGGGAACAAAGCCGATTGGGTTAGAGAATCAGCCGGGAGTTGAAGATGGCAACAACAGAAACTTCAACAACTACCGCCCCAATCAAGGGGGTGGCAATTACAACAACTATGGGAACAAGGTGCATCCCAACTTGTCTTACGGGAACCCAAATAATGCCTTGCAACCACCACCTGAATTCCAGGTATCTAATGGCCAAGTCAAGGAGCCGAAGAAGGAAGAGCTTGGAGATGTGTTGATGGCTTTCATGAAGCAAACGAGCGAGTGTATG ATAAGTCAGATTTCACAGGCTGTGGGTGTTCAACACCAACCAGGCCAGTTTCCCTCACACACCATTGTCAATCCTAAGGATTGCAAAGCCTTCAATTTGAGgaatgggaaaagctatgaaggtCCAACCATGCCTGAGGAGAAAGAGAAGATTTCTCAAGAAGAGGTAGTTGTAGAAGAGGTGGTGGAAGAAGAAGAGCCGGTGGAAGAG AAGAAGAAGCTAGATGACCAATTCTCTAGATTTCTTGACATATTCAGAAAGGTTCACATCAACATCTCGTTGGTAGAGGCGTTACAGCAAATGCCTAGCTACGCAAAATTTCTAAAGGACGTGATCTCCAAGAAGCGAAGATGGGTGGAGCACGAGACCGTCAATTTGACGGAGAGCTGTAGTGCCATTATCCAGAAGAAGCTGCCCGCTAAGATGAAAGATCCTAGAAGCTTCACTATATCATGCATTGTGGGGGATAGCCAAGTGGGCAAGGCCCTATGTGATTTGGGGGCAAGCATTAATCTTATGTCTTTCTCGTTCTTTCAGAAGCTGAAGATTGGGACACTGAGGCCCACCACCATCACACTCCAGATGGCCGACCGATCTGTGTCGTATCCTAGGGGGATTGTTGAAGATATACTCGTCAAAGTCAATGACTTCATCTTTCCTGTGGATTTCGTGGTGCtcgatatggaggaagaccgaAAAGTTCCTCTTATTCCGGGAAGACCTTTCCTAGCTACATGGAAGGCAATGATCGATGTACAGAAGGGCAAGCTCACACTCTGA